Genomic segment of Thermoleophilia bacterium:
CTTCTTTTTCGGTCCCGCTATTCTGTTCCGGCCCTGCTGTTCTTCTCCGCTTCCTTGCGGGGGTTGGTCGTTTTCCGCGGCATTAGCTGTTCAAGCGTCCAAACTCTCCAAGTCTGCTAGGCGTCTGTGGCGGTTGAGCTCTGGCTGCTGCTTGTGCCTGAATCTTGGCACGATCTTCTTGCGAAAAAGTCGTAAATTTGCTTGCCTCCTGAAAGAACCGCGAGGGCAAGAGCTGCCCAAAGAAGGTATACGGCGATAGTCTTCAGACTTCCCAGATCGAGAAAACCAGCGACAAGAAAGACGATCAGCGCAACGCTCTGCAGAATCATCTTAATCTTTCCAAAAGTATTAGCGCCTCGGGTTGCTCCTGTGCGCACCAGCATACCCACGCCTATTGCCGACAGGACGAGCTCTAGGGCGATTAATGCCAGGATGATCTGAACAACCAGGAATTCCCACCCAATCCAAGCTAGTACTGCGGCGATGAGTAGTTTGTCTGCGAGAGGATCAATGTAGGTGCCGAGCGTAGTTATCTGGCTGCGGGTGCGCGCCATGGCGCCGTCAATAAAGTCGGTGCTCACCGCTACCACAAAAGTGGCAAAGGCCCACCACGCGTGTCTCAAGTCAAGAAGAACCAGGATCACTGGAATTAGCAAGAACCGCAAGACAGTGAGGTGGTTAGGTTTTATCCAGCGCGGGAACATCCACAGCAAGGTCTTGGCTACCAAACGGTCGGTGTAGCGTTGAAACGAGGCGGCGCTGGCGGCAGCCTTAGCTGCAGGTCGTTCTTCAGTTTGCCGTTGTTCGTGTACCCCTGGTTTCATTAATGGCGCATCCTACTAGCTCGCGGGGTTTCTGTCGACCAGTTTTTCGCATTTGTGCGAGCCTGGAGTGTTAACATGACCGAGACGAGGTTGCCTACCTTGGATTCCAGGGAGTCTAGTCCGCGAATTCAGCACTGGGAGTAAGCAAAGATGAAAGAACCTGATCTCAGCCTATCCGATTTAGGCTCACTTTTTCCCCAAGATTTCACTCCGGATGAGAAAGCAAGGGCTCAGACTATGTTTCTTAAGGAGCTAGC
This window contains:
- a CDS encoding CDP-alcohol phosphatidyltransferase family protein; this encodes MKPGVHEQRQTEERPAAKAAASAASFQRYTDRLVAKTLLWMFPRWIKPNHLTVLRFLLIPVILVLLDLRHAWWAFATFVVAVSTDFIDGAMARTRSQITTLGTYIDPLADKLLIAAVLAWIGWEFLVVQIILALIALELVLSAIGVGMLVRTGATRGANTFGKIKMILQSVALIVFLVAGFLDLGSLKTIAVYLLWAALALAVLSGGKQIYDFFARRSCQDSGTSSSQSSTATDA